The Agromyces mariniharenae genome includes a window with the following:
- a CDS encoding MmcQ/YjbR family DNA-binding protein, which produces MEHPRVVDPGHPLVERVRRICLALPEAVEVEAWGRPTFRAAKPIFVHVAATSERPLSIVVKTDPEEHLALLQDGRFSGVPYYSRDHWVGADLDAPDTDWELLAELIETSYRQVANRRQLAALDALRPDHADH; this is translated from the coding sequence GTGGAGCATCCGCGCGTGGTCGACCCGGGGCATCCGCTCGTCGAGCGGGTGCGGCGGATCTGCCTCGCGCTGCCGGAGGCCGTCGAGGTCGAGGCGTGGGGACGGCCGACGTTCCGCGCCGCGAAGCCGATCTTCGTGCACGTCGCCGCGACGTCGGAGCGGCCGCTGTCGATCGTCGTGAAGACCGACCCCGAGGAGCACCTCGCGCTGCTCCAGGACGGGCGCTTCTCCGGCGTGCCCTACTACAGCCGCGACCACTGGGTCGGCGCCGACCTCGACGCGCCCGACACCGACTGGGAGCTGCTCGCCGAGCTCATCGAGACGTCGTACCGGCAGGTGGCGAACCGTCGCCAGCTGGCCGCGCTCGACGCGCTCCGGCCCGATCACGCCGACCACTGA
- a CDS encoding DUF998 domain-containing protein, which yields MRAAAIMRRAYAALIALAVAIIAFHEFSSSFTSGAADDGVAAGLAPIGFMWGLPSLAAGAVVGAALVVASASRGGVTALRRLGLPGLGPDARARANGMTWGAIALLGVHFTREAFEVFPGGNVVAAVALGSALGYGTFRLHRHAIDHEAYRTFNLVAMLLAAGSLASMSLTPTGEWWTHNFSTLGTSDDFAAACFNIAIVVSGAGMAAMSAGLTRAVSDPRYGVRRGGLTAMRVLIVLIGLSLMGVGLVPIDGATDLHNLAACGAAASFAVLCLGVQVWARRLPRSMVIASYGSIAVEVVAMVAYDGMGVFNLTVFEIVAFTLVFAWLIALVAITHAAPDPVVEPRRHVGRIRAGAALHAGAVTADRPRTRVTQDHTSPRARGRTPRAPARAAASHDVHRALRRNAKRADEPPDTRIGRAQEFRMARAALS from the coding sequence ATGCGGGCTGCCGCGATCATGCGGCGGGCGTATGCCGCGCTCATCGCGCTCGCGGTGGCCATCATCGCGTTCCACGAGTTCTCGTCGAGTTTCACGAGCGGGGCGGCCGACGACGGAGTCGCCGCCGGACTCGCGCCGATCGGCTTCATGTGGGGGCTGCCGTCACTCGCCGCGGGGGCCGTCGTGGGCGCCGCGCTCGTCGTGGCATCCGCTTCTCGAGGCGGCGTGACCGCGCTGCGGCGGCTCGGACTGCCCGGCCTCGGCCCCGACGCCCGGGCCCGCGCCAACGGCATGACCTGGGGCGCCATCGCGCTGCTCGGCGTGCACTTCACCCGCGAGGCGTTCGAGGTCTTCCCGGGCGGGAACGTGGTAGCGGCCGTCGCGCTCGGGTCGGCGCTCGGCTATGGGACGTTCCGCCTGCACCGCCACGCGATCGACCACGAGGCGTACCGCACCTTCAACCTCGTCGCCATGCTGCTCGCGGCCGGCAGCCTCGCGAGCATGAGCCTCACGCCGACGGGCGAGTGGTGGACGCACAACTTCAGCACGCTCGGCACCTCGGACGACTTCGCCGCGGCGTGCTTCAACATCGCGATCGTCGTGTCGGGTGCCGGCATGGCGGCGATGTCGGCCGGACTCACCCGCGCCGTCTCCGACCCGAGGTACGGGGTGCGGCGTGGCGGCCTCACGGCGATGCGCGTGCTCATCGTGCTGATCGGCCTGAGCCTCATGGGCGTCGGCCTGGTGCCGATCGACGGCGCGACCGACCTCCACAACCTCGCCGCGTGCGGTGCGGCGGCCTCGTTCGCCGTGCTCTGCCTGGGCGTCCAGGTCTGGGCGCGCCGCCTCCCGCGCTCCATGGTGATCGCGTCGTACGGGTCGATCGCGGTGGAGGTCGTCGCCATGGTCGCCTACGACGGCATGGGCGTCTTCAACCTCACGGTCTTCGAGATCGTCGCGTTCACGCTCGTGTTCGCCTGGCTCATCGCCCTCGTCGCGATCACGCACGCCGCGCCCGACCCCGTCGTCGAGCCGCGGCGTCACGTCGGACGCATCCGTGCCGGGGCGGCCCTGCACGCCGGTGCCGTCACGGCCGATCGCCCGCGCACCCGCGTCACCCAGGACCATACGTCCCCGAGGGCGCGGGGCCGGACTCCGCGCGCACCGGCCCGAGCCGCCGCGTCGCACGACGTGCACCGCGCGCTGCGCCGCAACGCGAAGCGAGCCGACGAGCCGCCCGACACCCGAATCGGTCGTGCGCAGGAATTCCGCATGGCCCGTGCCGCG
- a CDS encoding carbohydrate ABC transporter permease: MTSAPVQPLLERPDGAEADAAEDSGRAGRTGRRGSRWFLRRRRTDATYEFGDRGVLSAFDRRRGSVRGSLSLVHLFLFVGLVVAGLGPLLWLAKAAVTPTQDTLSQPFALWPNGIDWANLETAWNDIHIDQYFLNTIWVAAGSWFFQLLIATTAGYALSVLRPRYAPILNALVLATLFIPAVVLLVPLYLTVLHPPLIDVSLLNTYWAVWLPAAANAFNILLVKRFFDSLPREVFEAAKTDGAGPFRVFWSIVLPMSKPVLGVVSVFAVISAWKDFLWPLLVLPDPAVQPLSVRLPAVQSQTELDVFLAALAISTLIPVLLFLMFQRLFLRSAGLGGAVKG; this comes from the coding sequence TTGACCAGCGCACCCGTCCAGCCCCTCCTCGAGCGGCCCGACGGCGCCGAGGCCGACGCCGCCGAGGACTCCGGCCGAGCCGGTCGGACCGGGCGCCGCGGCTCGCGGTGGTTCCTCCGGCGCCGCCGGACGGACGCGACCTACGAGTTCGGCGACCGCGGCGTCCTCTCGGCGTTCGACCGTCGCCGCGGCAGCGTGCGCGGGTCGCTCAGCCTCGTGCACCTGTTCCTCTTCGTCGGTCTCGTCGTGGCCGGACTCGGCCCGCTGCTCTGGCTCGCCAAGGCCGCGGTCACGCCCACCCAGGACACGCTGAGCCAGCCGTTCGCGCTCTGGCCGAACGGCATCGACTGGGCGAACCTCGAGACGGCGTGGAACGACATCCACATCGACCAGTACTTCCTCAACACGATCTGGGTCGCGGCGGGCTCCTGGTTCTTCCAGCTGCTCATCGCCACCACAGCCGGTTACGCGCTGTCGGTGCTGCGCCCGAGGTACGCGCCGATCCTCAACGCGCTCGTGCTCGCGACCCTGTTCATCCCCGCGGTGGTGCTGCTCGTGCCGCTCTACCTCACGGTGCTGCACCCGCCGCTCATCGACGTGTCGCTGCTCAACACCTACTGGGCGGTGTGGCTGCCCGCTGCGGCGAACGCCTTCAACATCCTGCTCGTGAAGCGCTTCTTCGACAGCCTCCCGCGGGAGGTGTTCGAGGCCGCGAAGACCGACGGCGCCGGCCCGTTCCGGGTGTTCTGGTCGATCGTGCTGCCGATGTCGAAGCCCGTGCTCGGCGTCGTGTCGGTGTTCGCGGTGATCTCGGCGTGGAAGGACTTCCTCTGGCCGCTGCTCGTGCTGCCCGACCCGGCGGTGCAGCCGCTGTCGGTCCGCCTCCCGGCGGTGCAGTCGCAGACCGAGCTCGACGTGTTCCTCGCCGCGCTCGCCATCTCGACGCTGATCCCCGTGCTGCTGTTCCTGATGTTCCAGCGGTTGTTCCTCCGCAGCGCCGGGCTCGGGGGCGCGGTCAAGGGGTGA